A stretch of Eleutherodactylus coqui strain aEleCoq1 chromosome 2, aEleCoq1.hap1, whole genome shotgun sequence DNA encodes these proteins:
- the NACC1 gene encoding nucleus accumbens-associated protein 1 isoform X1 — translation MSQTLQMEIPNFGNSILECLNEQRLQGLYCDVSVVVRGHQFKAHRAVLAASSSYFRDLFHNSKNPVVELPGSVQPQSFQQILSFCYTGRLSMNVGDQFLLMYTAGFLQIQEIMEKGTEFFLKVSSPSCDSQGLHPEEAPSSEPPSPAAVAAAAAATAVASLSSSSSYSTSRAPRVKTESQESDSVQCTPVAKRLWDGGQKEAGGANRKVPRFSQGAASGPSGAVAPLGSERTSPGTSSAYTSDSPGSYHEEDEEEEVTEDGTEEQYRQICNMYTMYSMMNVNQTEYSLTSSAEKVEALPDPVFSDSRNRVRVKQDLATLPAELISQIGNRCHPKLYEEGDPAEKIELVTGTNVFITRAQLMNCHISAGTRHKVLLRRLLASFFDRNTLANSCGTGIRSSTNDPSRKPLDSRVLHAVKFYCQNFAPNFKESEMNAIAADMCTNARRVVRKSWIPKLKLLMAEGDAYTSFINDTGKMEPDLMGGGTTGDHTAGFDGEPGEGMP, via the exons ATGTCTCAGACTCTGCAGATGGAGATCCCCAACTTTGGGAATAGTATCTTGGAGTGTCTGAACGAGCAGCGCCTCCAGGGCCTGTACTGTGATGTCTCCGTCGTGGTCCGCGGACACCAGTTCAAAGCCCACCGGGCCGTGCTGGCGGCGAGCAGCTCCTACTTCAGAGACCTCTTCCACAACAGCAAGAACCCTGTGGTGGAGCTGCCGGGATCGGTCCAACCTCAGTCCTTCCAGCAGATCCTCAGCTTCTGCTACACCGGGCGACTCAGCATGAACGTAGGGGATCAGTTCCTCCTCATGTACACGGCCGGCTTCCTGCAGATCCAGGAGATCATGGAGAAGGGGACAGAGTTTTTCCTAAAAGTTAGCTCGCCCAGCTGTGACTCCCAAGGCTTACACCCTGAAGAAGCTCCGAGCTCCGAACCCCCGAGCCCAGCGGCGgtagcagcagcagcggcagccacGGCGGTGGCCTCactgtcatcatcatcatcctactCCACGTCCCGGGCACCTCGGGTGAAAACAGAGAGCCAAGAGTCTGATTCGGTGCAGTGCACTCCGGTGGCCAAGAGACTCTGGGATGGGGGGCAGAAAGAGGCTGGAGGGGCAAATAGAAAGGTGCCACGCTTCTCtcaaggagcagccagtgggccATCAGGGGCTGTGGCCCCACTAGGGTCAGAGAGGACGAGCCCAGGAACATCCAGCGCATACACAAGTGACAGTCCGGGATCGTATCACGAGGAGGACGAGGAAGAGGAGGTCACAGAGGATGGCACAGAGGAGCAGTACAGGCAGATCTGCAATATGTATACAATGTACAGCATGATGAACGTCAACCAGACCG AATATTCTTTGACTTCTTCAGCTGAGAAGGTGGAGGCTCTGCCGGACCCCGTCTTTTCAGACTCCCGGAACCGTGTGCGTGTCAAGCAGGACCTCGCTACCCTCCCCGCGGAGCTCATCAGTCAGATTGGCAACCGCTGTCACCCCAAATTGTATGAAGAAGGAGACCCGGCTGAAAAGATAGAACTAGTGACAG GCACCAACGTGTTCATCACCCGCGCTCAGCTCATGAACTGTCATATCAGCGCCGGGACGCGCCACAAGGTTCTGCTGCGCAGATTGCTGGCATCTTTCTTTGACCG GAACACTCTAGCGAACAGCTGCGGCACTGGGATCCGCTCGTCCACCAATGACCCCAGCAGGAAGCCCCTGGACAGCCGGGTTCTGCACGCCGTGAAGT tctaCTGTCAGAATTTCGCCCCGAACTTCAAGGAGAGCGAGATGAACGCCATTGCAGCAGACATGTGTACGAACGCCCGGCGCGTGGTGCGCAAGAGCTGGATCCCCAAACTGAAGCTTCTGATGGCCGAAGGAGACGCCTACACGTCCTTTATCAACGACACCGGCAAAATGGAGCCTGATCTGATGGGCGGAGGCACCACTGGAGATCATACTGCGGGCTTTGATGGCGAGCCGGGAGAGGGAATGCCCTGA
- the NACC1 gene encoding nucleus accumbens-associated protein 1 isoform X2, with product MSQTLQMEIPNFGNSILECLNEQRLQGLYCDVSVVVRGHQFKAHRAVLAASSSYFRDLFHNSKNPVVELPGSVQPQSFQQILSFCYTGRLSMNVGDQFLLMYTAGFLQIQEIMEKGTEFFLKVSSPSCDSQGLHPEEAPSSEPPSPAAVAAAAAATAVASLSSSSSYSTSRAPRVKTESQESDSVQCTPVAKRLWDGGQKEAGGANRKVPRFSQGAASGPSGAVAPLGSERTSPGTSSAYTSDSPGSYHEEDEEEEVTEDGTEEQYRQICNMYTMYSMMNVNQTAEKVEALPDPVFSDSRNRVRVKQDLATLPAELISQIGNRCHPKLYEEGDPAEKIELVTGTNVFITRAQLMNCHISAGTRHKVLLRRLLASFFDRNTLANSCGTGIRSSTNDPSRKPLDSRVLHAVKFYCQNFAPNFKESEMNAIAADMCTNARRVVRKSWIPKLKLLMAEGDAYTSFINDTGKMEPDLMGGGTTGDHTAGFDGEPGEGMP from the exons ATGTCTCAGACTCTGCAGATGGAGATCCCCAACTTTGGGAATAGTATCTTGGAGTGTCTGAACGAGCAGCGCCTCCAGGGCCTGTACTGTGATGTCTCCGTCGTGGTCCGCGGACACCAGTTCAAAGCCCACCGGGCCGTGCTGGCGGCGAGCAGCTCCTACTTCAGAGACCTCTTCCACAACAGCAAGAACCCTGTGGTGGAGCTGCCGGGATCGGTCCAACCTCAGTCCTTCCAGCAGATCCTCAGCTTCTGCTACACCGGGCGACTCAGCATGAACGTAGGGGATCAGTTCCTCCTCATGTACACGGCCGGCTTCCTGCAGATCCAGGAGATCATGGAGAAGGGGACAGAGTTTTTCCTAAAAGTTAGCTCGCCCAGCTGTGACTCCCAAGGCTTACACCCTGAAGAAGCTCCGAGCTCCGAACCCCCGAGCCCAGCGGCGgtagcagcagcagcggcagccacGGCGGTGGCCTCactgtcatcatcatcatcctactCCACGTCCCGGGCACCTCGGGTGAAAACAGAGAGCCAAGAGTCTGATTCGGTGCAGTGCACTCCGGTGGCCAAGAGACTCTGGGATGGGGGGCAGAAAGAGGCTGGAGGGGCAAATAGAAAGGTGCCACGCTTCTCtcaaggagcagccagtgggccATCAGGGGCTGTGGCCCCACTAGGGTCAGAGAGGACGAGCCCAGGAACATCCAGCGCATACACAAGTGACAGTCCGGGATCGTATCACGAGGAGGACGAGGAAGAGGAGGTCACAGAGGATGGCACAGAGGAGCAGTACAGGCAGATCTGCAATATGTATACAATGTACAGCATGATGAACGTCAACCAGACCG CTGAGAAGGTGGAGGCTCTGCCGGACCCCGTCTTTTCAGACTCCCGGAACCGTGTGCGTGTCAAGCAGGACCTCGCTACCCTCCCCGCGGAGCTCATCAGTCAGATTGGCAACCGCTGTCACCCCAAATTGTATGAAGAAGGAGACCCGGCTGAAAAGATAGAACTAGTGACAG GCACCAACGTGTTCATCACCCGCGCTCAGCTCATGAACTGTCATATCAGCGCCGGGACGCGCCACAAGGTTCTGCTGCGCAGATTGCTGGCATCTTTCTTTGACCG GAACACTCTAGCGAACAGCTGCGGCACTGGGATCCGCTCGTCCACCAATGACCCCAGCAGGAAGCCCCTGGACAGCCGGGTTCTGCACGCCGTGAAGT tctaCTGTCAGAATTTCGCCCCGAACTTCAAGGAGAGCGAGATGAACGCCATTGCAGCAGACATGTGTACGAACGCCCGGCGCGTGGTGCGCAAGAGCTGGATCCCCAAACTGAAGCTTCTGATGGCCGAAGGAGACGCCTACACGTCCTTTATCAACGACACCGGCAAAATGGAGCCTGATCTGATGGGCGGAGGCACCACTGGAGATCATACTGCGGGCTTTGATGGCGAGCCGGGAGAGGGAATGCCCTGA